Proteins from a genomic interval of Harpia harpyja isolate bHarHar1 chromosome 9, bHarHar1 primary haplotype, whole genome shotgun sequence:
- the NR1I3 gene encoding nuclear receptor subfamily 1 group I member 3 isoform X1, which yields MSVLSPSDMESSPCLLPGPWGAGGEDVEPREEKVCAVCGDRATGYHFHVMTCEGCKGFFRRSINKGIRFTCPFTRSCPVTKAKRRQCQACRLQKCLDVGMRKDMIMSEEALRQRRALRGQRRLAREQPGGLTAEQQELIGILIVAHQRTFDSSFSQFTHYWPAVRLYVPGPRPQSPPQPGIPATWTPSLQPDCLDEDVLPDVFSMLPHFADLSTFMIQQVINFAKEIPAFRSLPIDDQISLLKGATLEICQIQFNTVFNTETNAWECGQHCYTIQDGALGEGGGETVAPGSRGQPRPHPGSPITAMLPPAGFQQIYLEPLLKFHISLKKLQLHEAEYVLLQAMLLFSPDHASIAQRDFIDQFQEKVALTLKSYIDHRHPMPEGRFLYAKLLLLLTELQTLKVENTRQILHIQDLSSMTPLLSEIIS from the exons ATGTCCGTGCTGAGCCCCTCGGATATGgagagcagcccctgcctgctgccgggGCCCTGGGGCGCCGGGGGGGAGGATGTGGAGCCCAGGGAGGAGAAGGTCTGCGCCGTGTGCGGGGACCGTGCCACCGGCTACCACTTCCACGTCATGACCTGTGAGGGCTGCAAGGGCTTCTTCAG GCGCTCCATCAACAAGGGCATCCGCTTCACCTGCCCCTTCACCCGGAGCTGCCCCGTCACCAAGGCCAAGCGTCGGCAGTGCCAGGCTTGCCGCCTCCAGAAGTGCCTCGATGTGGGCATGCGGAAGGACA TGATCATGTCGGAGGAAGCGCTGAGGCAGCGGCGGGCACTGCGGGGGCAGCGGCGGCTGGCACGGGAGCAGCCGGGGGGGCTGACGGCGGAGCAGCAGGAGCTCATCGGCATCCTCATCGTGGCCCACCAGCGCACCTTCGACTCCAGCTTCTCCCAGTTCACACACTACTGG CCCGCCGTACGCCTCTATGTTCCCGGCCCACGGCCACAGAGCCCACCGCAGCCGGGCATCCCTGCCACGTGGACACCATCCCTGCAGCCGGACTGCCTGGACGAGGACGTGCTGCCCGATGTCTTCTCCATGCTGCCCCACTTTGCCGACCTCAGCACCTTCATGATCCAGCAGGTCATCAACTTCGCCAAGGAGAtcccagctttcag gaGTTTGCCCATCGACGACCAGATCTCACTGCTGAAAGGGGCCACGCTGGAGATCTGCCAGATCCAGTTCAACACAGTCTTCAACACAGAGACCAATGCCTGGGAGTGTGGGCAACACTGCTACACTATCCAGGATGGAGCcctgggtgagggggggggggaaacagtgGCACCGGGAAGCAGGGGACAGCCACGTCCCCATCCTGGCTCGCCCATCACTGCCATGCTTCCCCCAGCTGGTTTCCAGCAGATCTACCTGGAGCCGCTGCTCAAGTTCCACATCAGTCTGAAGAAGCTGCAGCTGCACGAAGCTGAGTACGTCCTGCTCCAGGCCATGCTGCTCTTCTCGCCAG accACGCCAGCATTGCCCAGCGGGACTTCATTGACCAGTTCCAGGAGAAGGTGGCCCTGACGCTCAAAAGCTACATCGACCACCGGCACCCCATGCCCGAGGGCAG gTTTCTCTAcgcaaagctgctgctgctcttgacagAGCTGCAGACACTGAAGGTAGAGAACACGCGGCAGATCCTCCACATCCAGGACCTGTCCTCCATGACACCGCTGCTCTCTGAAATCATCAGCTAG
- the MPZ gene encoding LOW QUALITY PROTEIN: myelin protein P0 (The sequence of the model RefSeq protein was modified relative to this genomic sequence to represent the inferred CDS: substituted 1 base at 1 genomic stop codon): MSQGAGGSGSLLLLAGLLSALGPSPTSSIHVYTQREVYGTVGSHVTLSCSFWSSEWISEDISITWHFQAEGSRDSTSIFHYAKGQPYIDDVGSFKERMEWVGNPHRKDGSIVIHNLDYTDNGTFTCDVKNPPDIVGKSSQVTLYVFEKVPTRYGVVLGSIIGGALLLVAVVVALIYLIRYCWLWRQAALQRRLSAMEKGKLQRSAKDASKRSRQAPVLYAMLDHSRGTKAVSEKKAKGAPGDSRKDKKXRLAGREGTVGAGAGAPQPPKVVMTIEMELRGEAAEATHPPATIRSPSKGSLKSALMNIIKPNSGT; this comes from the exons ATGTcacagggtgctgggggcagcggcagcctcctcctcctcgccgggcTCCTCTCGGCGCTGG GGCCGTCCCCGACATCGTCCATCCACGTGTACACGCAGCGGGAGGTGTATGGCACCGTCGGCTCCCACGTCACCCTCTCCTGCAGCTTCTGGTCCAGCGAGTGGATCTCCGAGGACATCTCCATCACCTGGCACTTCCAAGCTGAGGGGTCTCGCGACAGCACCTCT ATATTCCACTATGCCAAGGGACAGCCCTACATCGATGACGTGGGCAGCTTCAAGGAACGGATGGAGTGGGTGGGCAACCCCCACCGCAAGGACGGCTCCATCGTCATCCACAATCTGGACTACACCGACAACGGCACCTTCACCTGCGATGTCAAGAACCCCCCTGACATTGTGGGCAAGTCCTCCCAGGTCACACTCTACGTCTTTGAGAAAG TGCCCACACGCTACGGCGTCGTGCTGGGCTCCATCATCGGcggggctctgctgctggtggctgtggtggtggcCCTCATCTATCTCATCCGCTACTGCTGGCTGTGGCGGCAAGCAGCCCTGCAGCGACGGCTAAG TGCCATGGAGAAGGGGAAGCTGCAGCGATCGGCCAAGGACGCATCCAAGCGCAGCCGGCAG GCACCTGTGCTCTACGCCATGCTGGACCACAGCCGCGGCACCAAGGCAGTGAGTGAGAAGAAAGCCAAGGGAGCCCCGGGAGATTCCCGCAAGGATAAGAAATAGCGGTTAGCGGGCAGGGAAGGTACCGTGGGGGCAGGCGCCGgggccccccagccccccaaagtTGTCATGACCATCGAGATGGAGCTGCGGGGGGAGGCCGCCGAGGCCACCCACCCCCCAGCCACCATCCGTTCCCCCAGCAAGGGCAGCCTCAAGAGTGCCCTGATGAACATCATCAAGCCGAACTCGGGGACCTGA
- the CFAP126 gene encoding protein Flattop isoform X2, translating to MAARYGAGQYEDAFRPHRLQNWSVLRTGRQCPLLREGSTLIIADDRGHLLPTVPHSQASPWGTFVGTWDMPPRIPPARLDLTSRSAAAAAQLMDRIRQPTALTHACNGLRTEITGKPQEPWSDTQPAKEPSRRSSQASSEGIQPAGPPPGAPLEEPPGPGAGAAALLSHKLGCTEVRLKADASPEPPAARQPCSRQAKHEGQTPRSHQPAVPDLRRGDAGSPKIPALIHPALREASPRQATPPQVCAPSQGGSVEAEPRGGRSPRLRASPCVGWGEASPGGSTADARARQPSRTVL from the exons ATGGCGGCCCGCTACGGCGCGGGGCAG TACGAGGACGCCTTCAGGCCCCACCGCCTGCAGAACTGGAGCGTGCTCCGGACCGGCCGGCAG TGCCCCTTGCTGCGGGAGGGCTCCACGCTGATCATCGCGGATGACCGGGGGCACCTGCTCCCCACCGTGCCCCACTCCCAG GCCTCCCCATGGGGCACATTTGTGGGGACCTGGGACATGCCGCCGAGGATTCCCCCGGCCAGGCTGGACCTGACCTCCCGCTCAGCCGCTGCTGCCGCACAGCTCATGGACAGGATCCGCCAACCCACTGCCCTGACCCACGCCTGCAATGGTCTCCGGACGGAGATCACCGGGAAG CCCCAGGAGCCTTGGTCGGACACACAACCTGCCAAGGAACCTTCCCGAAGGAGCAGTCAGGCATCCAGCGAGGGTATCCAGCCTGCTGGGCCCCCGCCCGGGGCACCGCTAGAGGAGCCACCTGGCCCGGGAGCAGGAGCCGCGGCATTGCTCTCCCACAAGCTCGGCTGCACAGAGGTCCGGCTGAAGGCAGACGCGTCCCCAGAACCCCCAGCTGCGCGCCAGCCTTGCTCCCGGCAGGCCAAGCATGAGGGACAGACCCCACGCTCCCACCAGCCTGCTGTGCCAGACCTCCGACGCGGGGACGCTGGCTCGCCCAAAATCCCAGCCTTGATCCACCCTGCTCTGAGGGAGGCCAGCCCTCGGCAAGCCACCCCGCCGCAGGTCTGCGCTCCCAGCCAGGGGGGCTCCGTGGAAGCTGAGCCCCGGGGGGGCAGATCCCCCAGGCTCAGGGCATCACCTtgtgtgggatggggagaggcCAGTCCTGGAGGAAGCACCGCAGATGCAAGAGCCAGGCAGCCATCTCGCACTGTGCTGTGA
- the NR1I3 gene encoding nuclear receptor subfamily 1 group I member 3 isoform X3 codes for MSVLSPSDMESSPCLLPGPWGAGGEDVEPREEKVCAVCGDRATGYHFHVMTCEGCKGFFRRSINKGIRFTCPFTRSCPVTKAKRRQCQACRLQKCLDVGMRKDMIMSEEALRQRRALRGQRRLAREQPGGLTAEQQELIGILIVAHQRTFDSSFSQFTHYWPAVRLYVPGPRPQSPPQPGIPATWTPSLQPDCLDEDVLPDVFSMLPHFADLSTFMIQQVINFAKEIPAFRSLPIDDQISLLKGATLEICQIQFNTVFNTETNAWECGQHCYTIQDGALGEGGGETVAPGSRGQPRPHPGSPITAMLPPAGFQQIYLEPLLKFHISLKKLQLHEAEYVLLQAMLLFSPDHASIAQRDFIDQFQEKVALTLKSYIDHRHPMPEGSCCCS; via the exons ATGTCCGTGCTGAGCCCCTCGGATATGgagagcagcccctgcctgctgccgggGCCCTGGGGCGCCGGGGGGGAGGATGTGGAGCCCAGGGAGGAGAAGGTCTGCGCCGTGTGCGGGGACCGTGCCACCGGCTACCACTTCCACGTCATGACCTGTGAGGGCTGCAAGGGCTTCTTCAG GCGCTCCATCAACAAGGGCATCCGCTTCACCTGCCCCTTCACCCGGAGCTGCCCCGTCACCAAGGCCAAGCGTCGGCAGTGCCAGGCTTGCCGCCTCCAGAAGTGCCTCGATGTGGGCATGCGGAAGGACA TGATCATGTCGGAGGAAGCGCTGAGGCAGCGGCGGGCACTGCGGGGGCAGCGGCGGCTGGCACGGGAGCAGCCGGGGGGGCTGACGGCGGAGCAGCAGGAGCTCATCGGCATCCTCATCGTGGCCCACCAGCGCACCTTCGACTCCAGCTTCTCCCAGTTCACACACTACTGG CCCGCCGTACGCCTCTATGTTCCCGGCCCACGGCCACAGAGCCCACCGCAGCCGGGCATCCCTGCCACGTGGACACCATCCCTGCAGCCGGACTGCCTGGACGAGGACGTGCTGCCCGATGTCTTCTCCATGCTGCCCCACTTTGCCGACCTCAGCACCTTCATGATCCAGCAGGTCATCAACTTCGCCAAGGAGAtcccagctttcag gaGTTTGCCCATCGACGACCAGATCTCACTGCTGAAAGGGGCCACGCTGGAGATCTGCCAGATCCAGTTCAACACAGTCTTCAACACAGAGACCAATGCCTGGGAGTGTGGGCAACACTGCTACACTATCCAGGATGGAGCcctgggtgagggggggggggaaacagtgGCACCGGGAAGCAGGGGACAGCCACGTCCCCATCCTGGCTCGCCCATCACTGCCATGCTTCCCCCAGCTGGTTTCCAGCAGATCTACCTGGAGCCGCTGCTCAAGTTCCACATCAGTCTGAAGAAGCTGCAGCTGCACGAAGCTGAGTACGTCCTGCTCCAGGCCATGCTGCTCTTCTCGCCAG accACGCCAGCATTGCCCAGCGGGACTTCATTGACCAGTTCCAGGAGAAGGTGGCCCTGACGCTCAAAAGCTACATCGACCACCGGCACCCCATGCCCGAGGGCAG ctgctgctgctcttga
- the NR1I3 gene encoding nuclear receptor subfamily 1 group I member 3 isoform X2 produces the protein MSVLSPSDMESSPCLLPGPWGAGGEDVEPREEKVCAVCGDRATGYHFHVMTCEGCKGFFRRSINKGIRFTCPFTRSCPVTKAKRRQCQACRLQKCLDVGMRKDMIMSEEALRQRRALRGQRRLAREQPGGLTAEQQELIGILIVAHQRTFDSSFSQFTHYWPAVRLYVPGPRPQSPPQPGIPATWTPSLQPDCLDEDVLPDVFSMLPHFADLSTFMIQQVINFAKEIPAFRSLPIDDQISLLKGATLEICQIQFNTVFNTETNAWECGQHCYTIQDGALAGFQQIYLEPLLKFHISLKKLQLHEAEYVLLQAMLLFSPDHASIAQRDFIDQFQEKVALTLKSYIDHRHPMPEGRFLYAKLLLLLTELQTLKVENTRQILHIQDLSSMTPLLSEIIS, from the exons ATGTCCGTGCTGAGCCCCTCGGATATGgagagcagcccctgcctgctgccgggGCCCTGGGGCGCCGGGGGGGAGGATGTGGAGCCCAGGGAGGAGAAGGTCTGCGCCGTGTGCGGGGACCGTGCCACCGGCTACCACTTCCACGTCATGACCTGTGAGGGCTGCAAGGGCTTCTTCAG GCGCTCCATCAACAAGGGCATCCGCTTCACCTGCCCCTTCACCCGGAGCTGCCCCGTCACCAAGGCCAAGCGTCGGCAGTGCCAGGCTTGCCGCCTCCAGAAGTGCCTCGATGTGGGCATGCGGAAGGACA TGATCATGTCGGAGGAAGCGCTGAGGCAGCGGCGGGCACTGCGGGGGCAGCGGCGGCTGGCACGGGAGCAGCCGGGGGGGCTGACGGCGGAGCAGCAGGAGCTCATCGGCATCCTCATCGTGGCCCACCAGCGCACCTTCGACTCCAGCTTCTCCCAGTTCACACACTACTGG CCCGCCGTACGCCTCTATGTTCCCGGCCCACGGCCACAGAGCCCACCGCAGCCGGGCATCCCTGCCACGTGGACACCATCCCTGCAGCCGGACTGCCTGGACGAGGACGTGCTGCCCGATGTCTTCTCCATGCTGCCCCACTTTGCCGACCTCAGCACCTTCATGATCCAGCAGGTCATCAACTTCGCCAAGGAGAtcccagctttcag gaGTTTGCCCATCGACGACCAGATCTCACTGCTGAAAGGGGCCACGCTGGAGATCTGCCAGATCCAGTTCAACACAGTCTTCAACACAGAGACCAATGCCTGGGAGTGTGGGCAACACTGCTACACTATCCAGGATGGAGCcctgg CTGGTTTCCAGCAGATCTACCTGGAGCCGCTGCTCAAGTTCCACATCAGTCTGAAGAAGCTGCAGCTGCACGAAGCTGAGTACGTCCTGCTCCAGGCCATGCTGCTCTTCTCGCCAG accACGCCAGCATTGCCCAGCGGGACTTCATTGACCAGTTCCAGGAGAAGGTGGCCCTGACGCTCAAAAGCTACATCGACCACCGGCACCCCATGCCCGAGGGCAG gTTTCTCTAcgcaaagctgctgctgctcttgacagAGCTGCAGACACTGAAGGTAGAGAACACGCGGCAGATCCTCCACATCCAGGACCTGTCCTCCATGACACCGCTGCTCTCTGAAATCATCAGCTAG
- the CFAP126 gene encoding protein Flattop isoform X1, with protein sequence MAARYGAGQYEDAFRPHRLQNWSVLRTGRQDSWPYFHRLLPQCPLLREGSTLIIADDRGHLLPTVPHSQASPWGTFVGTWDMPPRIPPARLDLTSRSAAAAAQLMDRIRQPTALTHACNGLRTEITGKPQEPWSDTQPAKEPSRRSSQASSEGIQPAGPPPGAPLEEPPGPGAGAAALLSHKLGCTEVRLKADASPEPPAARQPCSRQAKHEGQTPRSHQPAVPDLRRGDAGSPKIPALIHPALREASPRQATPPQVCAPSQGGSVEAEPRGGRSPRLRASPCVGWGEASPGGSTADARARQPSRTVL encoded by the exons ATGGCGGCCCGCTACGGCGCGGGGCAG TACGAGGACGCCTTCAGGCCCCACCGCCTGCAGAACTGGAGCGTGCTCCGGACCGGCCGGCAG GACTCCTGGCCATACTTCCACCGCCTGCTCCCCCAGTGCCCCTTGCTGCGGGAGGGCTCCACGCTGATCATCGCGGATGACCGGGGGCACCTGCTCCCCACCGTGCCCCACTCCCAG GCCTCCCCATGGGGCACATTTGTGGGGACCTGGGACATGCCGCCGAGGATTCCCCCGGCCAGGCTGGACCTGACCTCCCGCTCAGCCGCTGCTGCCGCACAGCTCATGGACAGGATCCGCCAACCCACTGCCCTGACCCACGCCTGCAATGGTCTCCGGACGGAGATCACCGGGAAG CCCCAGGAGCCTTGGTCGGACACACAACCTGCCAAGGAACCTTCCCGAAGGAGCAGTCAGGCATCCAGCGAGGGTATCCAGCCTGCTGGGCCCCCGCCCGGGGCACCGCTAGAGGAGCCACCTGGCCCGGGAGCAGGAGCCGCGGCATTGCTCTCCCACAAGCTCGGCTGCACAGAGGTCCGGCTGAAGGCAGACGCGTCCCCAGAACCCCCAGCTGCGCGCCAGCCTTGCTCCCGGCAGGCCAAGCATGAGGGACAGACCCCACGCTCCCACCAGCCTGCTGTGCCAGACCTCCGACGCGGGGACGCTGGCTCGCCCAAAATCCCAGCCTTGATCCACCCTGCTCTGAGGGAGGCCAGCCCTCGGCAAGCCACCCCGCCGCAGGTCTGCGCTCCCAGCCAGGGGGGCTCCGTGGAAGCTGAGCCCCGGGGGGGCAGATCCCCCAGGCTCAGGGCATCACCTtgtgtgggatggggagaggcCAGTCCTGGAGGAAGCACCGCAGATGCAAGAGCCAGGCAGCCATCTCGCACTGTGCTGTGA
- the SDHC gene encoding succinate dehydrogenase cytochrome b560 subunit, mitochondrial isoform X1 yields the protein MAALALRCVSRRCLLARLGPSLSVRHVVPMGTTAKEEMARFWEKNTKSNRPLSPHITIYKWSLPMAMSITHRGTGVVLSLGVSLFSLAALLLPEQFPHYLAMVKSLSLGPALIYSAKFALAFPFSYHTWNGVRHLAWDMGKGFKIPQVNQSGVLVLILTLLSSVGLAAM from the exons ATGGCGGCGCTGGCGTTGAG ATGTGTCAGTCGGCGGTGCCTGCTGGCTCGGCTTGGCCCCAGCCTTTCTGTGCGACA TGTTGTCCCGATGGGAACGACAGCCAAGGAGGAGATGGCCCGCTTCTGGGAGAAGAACACCAAGTCCAATCGTCCCTTGTCCCCTCACATCACCATTTACAA GtggtccctgcccatggcaatgTCCATCACACACCGGGGCACCGGCGTTGTGCTGAGCTTAG GAGTCTCCCTCTTCAGTctggctgccctgctgctcccagaaCAGTTTCCCCACTACCTGGCCATGGTGAAGTCGCTGAGCCTGGGGCCCGCTCTCATCTACTCTGCTAAGTTCGCTCTGGCTTTCCCCTTCTCCTACCACACCTGGAATGGAGTCCGACACCTT GCATGGGACATGGGGAAGGGGTTCAAGATCCCCCAGGTCAATCAGTCTGGGGTGCTGGTCCTGATCTTGACCCTGCTTTCCTCCGTGGGCCTCGCAGCGATGTGA
- the SDHC gene encoding succinate dehydrogenase cytochrome b560 subunit, mitochondrial isoform X2 yields MAVNERAGDADVSVGGACWLGLAPAFLCDMLSRWERQPRRRWPASGRRTPSPIVPCPLTSPFTRVSLFSLAALLLPEQFPHYLAMVKSLSLGPALIYSAKFALAFPFSYHTWNGVRHLAWDMGKGFKIPQVNQSGVLVLILTLLSSVGLAAM; encoded by the exons ATGGCTGTTAATGAAAGAGCAGGAGATGCTG ATGTGTCAGTCGGCGGTGCCTGCTGGCTCGGCTTGGCCCCAGCCTTTCTGTGCGACA TGTTGTCCCGATGGGAACGACAGCCAAGGAGGAGATGGCCCGCTTCTGGGAGAAGAACACCAAGTCCAATCGTCCCTTGTCCCCTCACATCACCATTTACAA GAGTCTCCCTCTTCAGTctggctgccctgctgctcccagaaCAGTTTCCCCACTACCTGGCCATGGTGAAGTCGCTGAGCCTGGGGCCCGCTCTCATCTACTCTGCTAAGTTCGCTCTGGCTTTCCCCTTCTCCTACCACACCTGGAATGGAGTCCGACACCTT GCATGGGACATGGGGAAGGGGTTCAAGATCCCCCAGGTCAATCAGTCTGGGGTGCTGGTCCTGATCTTGACCCTGCTTTCCTCCGTGGGCCTCGCAGCGATGTGA